The proteins below are encoded in one region of Ferroplasma acidiphilum:
- a CDS encoding 30S ribosomal protein S12, which yields MPNGMNAGKKLMKARKHYAWSDRDYKRRMLDLRRKSDPLEGSPQAKGIVIEKVGIEAKQPNSGIRKCVKIQLIKNGRQLSAFAPGDGAINYIDEHDEVMVEGIGGRMGRSKGDIPGVRFKVIKVNGISLNELVRGRKEKTVR from the coding sequence GTGCCCAATGGTATGAATGCAGGAAAAAAATTGATGAAAGCAAGGAAACATTATGCGTGGTCGGATCGTGATTATAAGAGGAGAATGCTTGATCTTAGAAGGAAAAGCGATCCCCTTGAAGGGTCCCCACAGGCCAAGGGCATAGTTATAGAGAAGGTAGGAATAGAGGCTAAGCAGCCCAACTCCGGAATTAGAAAATGTGTCAAAATACAGTTAATAAAAAATGGAAGGCAGTTATCCGCCTTTGCCCCCGGAGATGGAGCAATTAACTATATAGATGAACATGACGAAGTTATGGTGGAAGGCATAGGCGGAAGAATGGGCAGAAGTAAAGGAGATATACCCGGAGTAAGGTTCAAAGTCATTAAAGTTAATGGCATATCACTTAACGAGCTTGTGCGTGGAAGAAAGGAGAAAACAGTAAGGTGA
- the ychF gene encoding YchF-related putative GTPase, which translates to MLKIGLIGKPNAGKSTLFSAITSIDVDIANYPFTTIKPNVGISFVKDKCPENEINAKCNPREGKCLDGIRYIPVEIIDVPGLIEGASEGKGMGNEFLDNIRDADLIINLFDASGMTDMEGNPSESGHDPLDDIKFVNNEIISWMNGKISKDWQKFARKEDNSPERLDVKILQKAATFGLSEKDVSFIMTKESFPDKLIHWTDNDINRFSEAILKYVKPVFSIGNKLDLLTDDAIKALKDRENKLYMISAEYELLIEKAYNNGYISSDAIDFTFTDKSGEAQKTVLNRIKEKYRNGEIMRFYDVLTSIIKSLGYIVVYPVLDETKWEDKNGNVLPDAYLMKDGDTALDMAYKIHTDIGKNFIRAVNGRTKRVIGKDYKLLNNDVIKIISNSR; encoded by the coding sequence ATGTTAAAGATTGGATTAATCGGGAAGCCAAATGCTGGCAAATCAACTTTATTTTCGGCTATTACATCAATAGATGTAGATATAGCAAATTATCCATTCACCACCATTAAGCCTAATGTTGGTATTTCCTTTGTCAAGGACAAATGCCCTGAAAATGAGATAAATGCAAAATGCAATCCAAGAGAAGGCAAATGCCTGGATGGAATAAGATACATCCCGGTAGAAATAATAGATGTCCCGGGGCTAATAGAGGGTGCCAGTGAAGGAAAGGGCATGGGCAATGAGTTTCTTGACAATATACGTGATGCAGATTTAATAATCAATCTTTTTGATGCGTCCGGCATGACTGATATGGAGGGAAACCCTTCAGAGAGCGGCCATGACCCCCTGGATGATATCAAGTTTGTAAACAATGAGATAATAAGCTGGATGAATGGAAAAATTTCTAAGGATTGGCAAAAATTTGCAAGGAAGGAAGATAATAGCCCGGAACGCCTGGATGTCAAAATTCTCCAGAAAGCAGCAACATTCGGTTTAAGTGAAAAGGATGTTAGTTTTATAATGACTAAGGAATCGTTCCCGGACAAGCTTATACACTGGACAGATAATGACATTAACAGGTTCTCTGAGGCCATCCTTAAATATGTTAAACCCGTGTTCAGCATAGGAAATAAATTAGACCTGTTAACGGATGACGCAATAAAGGCCCTTAAAGATAGAGAAAATAAATTGTATATGATTTCAGCAGAATACGAGCTTTTAATAGAAAAGGCATATAATAACGGCTATATAAGTTCTGATGCAATTGATTTTACCTTTACGGATAAATCTGGAGAAGCCCAGAAAACCGTTCTTAACAGGATAAAGGAAAAGTACAGGAATGGAGAGATCATGCGATTTTATGATGTTCTCACTTCAATAATAAAATCACTGGGGTATATTGTAGTATATCCAGTTCTGGATGAAACAAAATGGGAGGATAAAAATGGCAATGTGCTTCCTGATGCTTACCTGATGAAGGATGGCGATACAGCACTGGATATGGCATATAAAATACACACGGATATAGGAAAGAACTTTATAAGGGCAGTGAACGGAAGAACCAAGAGAGTAATTGGAAAAGATTATAAATTATTAAATAATGACGTTATCAAGATAATTTCAAATTCAAGGTGA
- a CDS encoding UPF0179 family protein: MIKLNKISLIGVNLAKKDLVFTFRGPLAGKCDECKIRNVCFNLEPGKSYRIKEVKEQINPCFIYDTNKVSTIDVEEVENTYNVQNGKRLMEGSSMELRSMKCDYLTCPNIEKCNLLNLKGNKKIVVKKIIGKISCPKGYDMREVES; this comes from the coding sequence ATGATCAAATTGAATAAAATAAGTTTAATTGGTGTAAACCTGGCTAAAAAAGATTTAGTGTTCACATTCAGAGGGCCTTTAGCTGGAAAATGCGATGAGTGCAAAATTAGAAACGTTTGCTTCAACCTGGAACCTGGAAAATCTTATAGAATTAAAGAAGTAAAGGAACAGATTAATCCCTGCTTTATTTATGACACAAATAAAGTTTCCACAATTGATGTAGAGGAAGTTGAGAACACATACAATGTACAGAACGGAAAACGTCTGATGGAAGGCTCTTCAATGGAATTGCGAAGTATGAAATGTGATTATTTAACATGCCCCAATATAGAAAAATGCAACCTTCTGAACCTGAAAGGCAATAAGAAAATTGTTGTTAAAAAGATAATAGGGAAAATAAGCTGCCCGAAGGGATATGATATGCGGGAAGTTGAATCTTAA